DNA sequence from the Neomonachus schauinslandi chromosome 16, ASM220157v2, whole genome shotgun sequence genome:
CTGTGGTAACCGCGGGCCGAGGACGCGAACTCGACCCcgcccctccctgtcccttctccctctctatgTGGCGCTggaccccctcccccgcttcccCCTCGCGCTCCTCgcgcccctctcctcccctcccccacgccgCGGGCCCCTGGGTGCGCGCCctgtgccctgccccctccctgggacCCTGGAGCGAGGCAAGGCCACAGGCCGGGCTACCGAAAGAGGGTGCACGCGAGTAACAGCCGCGCGAGCCGTGGTGCGCTGCGGGGAGGTGGGCTGGGCGATGCATGAGATAGGTTGCTGGGAATGGGCAAAGGTCCCCCGAAGCGCCCGGCGCAGCGACCCCAGAATTTGCGTCAGAGTTTGGAGGGCATATGGGTGCAGGAGGTGAATCTGTGCCATGAGGAGGGGGCCTGCGGCCGAGATCGGGGCCTGGCCTCTGGAAGGGGCTCAGTAAacgtttgttgagtgaatgaaaataattcttgaaaGTGGGGCAAGGAATCCGTGAGAATAAAGTAATcgcgggggcggggagaggcggCAAGAGAGTGTTCTGATTTCAAAGGGGAGCAAAGGGTACGTTGGTTTGCAGGAGGTACATGACGCTACGAATTGGACGGGGAGCATAAACGTAGTTGTAGGAATTGGATAAATGCATGAGGGAAGGTTGGTGGTTGCTGAAGACGGTGGCAGGAAAAACTATCAGAACAGGGTGTTGGGGGGAAAAGGGGTGTAGAATCCCTTGGGGGGCCTGTGAGTGCACGGGTAGGAGCATGGGACTTGTGCAGGAGAAAGCACAGGCCAGCAGCTGAGAACAATGTTTGGTTCAAAGAACACataaggagggaaggaggagaggggagccGGGGAAGAAGGCGAGCCTTCTGGGAAGGAGGACGCCCACGGAAGGCATTGgggtgaaggagggagaaagctggggaggggggtgaaagCTGAGTCCACAGATGGGTGCCGTGGAAACCCCTTGAGGTGTGGCTTCCCAGGGACAGGAGGGCTGGTCAGGAGAGGGCCCTTGTGGCCACCCTGACCTTCCACTCCTGCCTCCAGATCCATGGAAGCCAACGAAGTGCCCACTGTCCACCACTGTGCCTCTGATTCTGCCACAGGGGGTGAGACCAGAGCCCCCCCAGGCACTGAGCTTATCCCCAGGAGAGCTGTCAGTCGCTCTCCAACCTGTGCCCGCTGCCGAAACCACGGCGTCACTGCCCACCTCAAGGGCCACAAGCGCCTGTGCCTCTTTCAGGCTTGCGAGTGTCACAAATGTGTCCTCATCTTGTGAGTATGAACGAGatccagggaagggaggaggatgggcCTCATCTAAAGCGAGGCTGACTTTTGACCCGCAACCCCCATTTTAGGGAGCGCCGGAGGGTCATGGCTGCCCAGGTGGCCTTGCGTAGGCAACAGGAGGCACAGCTAAAGAGGCATCTGGCTCAGGGACTGATGAGGAGAGGGGAGGCTCCTCCCAAAGCTCCTAGCCATGCCAAGAAGGGAGCCACTCGACCAGGGGTCCCCCGTGAGTGTCTGGCTAGGGATGGGGCAGGGTTTGGGGTGGAGAAAGCATAAGTAGGAAAGAGTCCCAGACCCGCCATTGGAATTggtgtgtgacctggggcaaagTGTTTCTACTCTCTGGGCAGCCTCAGTCTCTCCAACTTTAAAATGCAGTCAGGTGTTGGGAGGATGTAGTGAGATCCATGGGTAGAAAAAGGCCACAGGAAGATAAGAACTCACTTTGCAGTTGGAGTGGAATGGGGGTCAGGAGAAAGGGCTCATCAGAGCTCTCCGTGGTCCCTCACAGCTGGAAAGGAGAACATAGCACCCCAGCCTCAGACACCCCATGGGGCAGTCCCACTGGCACTGACACCTCCTGGGAAGGTAAGGAGAACCTGGGCCCTGGGGGAGTGAATCCTATACtagcccctgcccagcccccttcCTCTGTGCCCTCAACACTTGGGTTCTACATCTAGTCCTGATTTGCATTATCATCCTGGGCAAATCATCTCTTCTATGGGTAAAAAATGAGAGGGTGGCCATGCCAAGTCTAAAGTTTTGAGGTCCTGCCTCATCCTAGAACATACTCGTTCTTTCCCCAGCCTCGTTCCTGACTccaacttgtgctctctgccCTTGCAGGATAACTCCCGGGGGCCTCTGCTGCTCAGCCGTCCCCCAGAAGCCTTGCCTTTGTCCTGGACTCCAGTGCCTCCAGGCTCTTGGGCTCCTGGACACTGGCTGCCTCCAGGCTTTTCCATGCCACCTCCTGTGGTATGCCACTTGCTATGCCAAGAACCTACAGTCCCTCTGCATCCCTTTCCTGGTAAGATGAATTCAACACTTTGATTAAACAGATATTTGAATGCCATTGAACCGCtgtatcagaaagagaagaggggggcgcctgggtggctcggttggttaagcgactgccttcggctcaggtcatgatcctggagtcccgggatcgagtcccgcatcgggctccctgctcggcagggagtctgcttctccctctgaccttcctccttctcatgctctctgtctctcattctctctctctcaaataaataaataaaatctttaaaaaaaaataaaaaaataaaataaaaaaaaaagaaagagaagaggaagaggatacAGGGTAGGAAGGAAGATGGAAGCCATGACCTTTAACCCCTGAACACTCCTGCATTCTCTTACCCTCATTAGGCTTTGACCCTGGCACTTCCCTCCGGCTGCCCACTCACGGGCCCCTCCCAACCTGCGCAGGATCTCGTCCGATACTGACGGCTCCTCTTTCTGGAGAATCCCAAGGGCCCTCTGCACTGCCCCGCGCGTGAGTAGGGAGGGAAGGATATGTGTCTATAATGTGCCTAATCCCGTCCTGGACACCACAGTAGATGATAGAGAACACAAGGTCTCAGACTAATGCGTGAAGAGAAGCTCTCCTAGCTCTGCCATTGCCTGACTGGGAACCTTTGTACAAGTATCTTTATCTCTCTGAACCTGGTTTTCGTTCAGTAAGTTGGAGATACAATTACCTTCTTTTTGCTTTGTCATGAGAATTAGTGATAATGTACAGAATACATCCTAGCAG
Encoded proteins:
- the DMRTC2 gene encoding doublesex- and mab-3-related transcription factor C2, which produces MEANEVPTVHHCASDSATGGETRAPPGTELIPRRAVSRSPTCARCRNHGVTAHLKGHKRLCLFQACECHKCVLILERRRVMAAQVALRRQQEAQLKRHLAQGLMRRGEAPPKAPSHAKKGATRPGVPPGKENIAPQPQTPHGAVPLALTPPGKDNSRGPLLLSRPPEALPLSWTPVPPGSWAPGHWLPPGFSMPPPVVCHLLCQEPTVPLHPFPGFDPGTSLRLPTHGPLPTCAGSRPILTAPLSGESQGPSALPRACSTLILQPCGTPDPLLLQPQAPGASRLAWTSPSSERQLQREAAEALVDLKDSSQAPRLTSSVPPNPAWISLLHPCGPPAPAGGRGFQPVGPSLRPSPAPSVALHIGRLGSISLLS